The following are encoded in a window of Gossypium raimondii isolate GPD5lz chromosome 13, ASM2569854v1, whole genome shotgun sequence genomic DNA:
- the LOC105784041 gene encoding ABC transporter C family member 3 isoform X3 has translation MKLFASESFLLMSSASSFDFLLKPIFLHGFSASLHLVLLLFLSLLWAVNRVKGTGRESSMKTLKQRKVLWYNQTLACCVVVSAFNVVLFLLSCFCWYRNDCSVVKLVILSDFVVKLLAWCAMCVFLHCQFSNSGGQMEFPFLLRVWWGFYFSISCYCLVIDIVLFTKQVPFPSQYLVSDVVSVVTGLFLCIVGFLARNEGAKALLQEPLLDGDSNVSNGINLSRKRGSDTITPYSNAGIFSILTFSWMGPLIAAGNKKTLDLEDVPQLDSHDSAVGAFPNFKNRLESTDSEGNGVTLLKLVKALFLLAWKDILTTALFAFLSTVASYVGPYLIDTFVLYLNGQRLFNYEGHLLVTAFFVAKLVECISQRHWFFKLQQVGLRLRAVMVAMIYNKGLTLSCQSKQCHTSGEVINFMTVDADRVGEFCFYMHDLWTAAMQVVLALLILFKYLGLASVAAFVATVLVMLVNIPLGKVLEKLQEKLMESKDKRMNATSEILRNMRILKLQGWEMKFLSKIIGLRNVEEGSLKRFIYTNAISSFFFSIAPSVVSVSTFGACILLGVPLESGKILSALATFRILQGSIHALPETISMIAQTKVSLARIASFLQLDDSQPDVIEKLPRGSSDTAVEVVDGNFSWYFSSTATLTNINLKVYHGMKVAVCGTVGSGKSSLLSCILGELPKISGSLKLCGTKAYVAQSPWIQSGKIEENILFGKEMDRERYDRILEACALKKDLEILPFGDQTVIGERGINLSGGQKQRVQIARALYQDADIYLLDDPFSAVDAHTGSHLFKEVLLCSLISKTVIYVTHQVEFLPAADLILVMEDGRITQAGKYYDILKSGTDFMFLVGAHKKALSAIGAVETGTDSEQSRSEGLKGDGGLESAQGNESDNIEDVGPKGQLVQEEEREKGKVGFSIYWKYITTAYGGFLVPLVLLAQILFQTFQIGSNYWMAWASPTSADVEPPVGSFTLIIVYLVLAISSAFSVLARAMLLSTVGYKTATLLFKKMHSCIFRAPMAFFDSTPSGRILNRASTDQNAVDLRIPYQVGGFAFSVINLLGIIVAMSQGAWQIFIIFIPVIVTCIWYQVL, from the exons ATGAAGCTTTTTGCTTCAGAATCATTTTTGCTGATGAGCTCAGCTTCTAGTTTTGATTTTCTCCTGAAACCCATTTTCCTTCATGGCTTTTCTGCTTCATTACACCTAGTTTTACTGCTTTTCTTGTCACTCTTATGGGCCGTGAACAGAGTTAAAGGAACTGGCAGGGAAAGTTCGATGAAGACGTTGAAACAAAGGAAGGTTCTGTGGTACAACCAAACTTTAGCTTGTTGTGTTGTTGTTTCAGCATTTAATGTTGTCTTGTTTTTGCTAAGTTGTTTTTGTTGGTATAGAAACGATTGTTCTGTGGTAAAGTTAGTGATACTTTCTGATTTTGTGGTAAAATTACTTGCTTGGTGTGCAATGTGTGTTTTTTTGCATTGTCAATTCTCCAACTCTGGTGGACAAATGGAGTTCCCATTTTTGTTGAGAGTTTGgtggggtttttatttttcaatttcatgttaTTGTCTTGTTATAGACATTGTTCTTTTCACAAAACAAGTTCCTTTCCCAAGCCAGTATTTAGTATCCGATGTTGTTTCTGTTGTTACTGGTTTGTTCCTTTGTATTGTGGGGTTTTTGGCTAGAAATGAGGGTGCAAAGGCCCTCCTTCAGGAGCCCCTATTGGACGGTGATTCTAATGTTAGTAATGGTATAAACTTGAGTAGGAAAAGAGGCAGTGATACCATAACCCCATACTCGAATGCTGGTATTTTCAGCATTCTTACATTTTCTTGGATGGGGCCTCTTATTGCTGCTGGCAATAAGAAAACTTTAGACCTTGAGGATGTTCCTCAGCTAGATAGCCATGATAGTGCAGTTGGggcttttccaaattttaaaaacaggCTTGAATCAACTGACAGTGAGGGGAATGGAGTTACCCTGCTTAAGCTGGTGAAGGCATTGTTCTTGTTAGCTTGGAAAGATATTCTCACAACAGCTTTGTTTGCATTTCTGTCCACTGTGGCCTCGTATGTTGGCCCATATCTCATTGATACTTTTGTTCTGTACCTGAATGGGCAAAGATTGTTTAATTATGAGGGGCATCTTTTGGTTACGGCTTTCTTTGTTGCAAAGCTAGTCGAGTGCATATCACAGAGGCACTGGTTTTTTAAGTTGCAACAGGTCGGGCTTAGGCTGAGAGCTGTTATGGTAGCAATGATTTATAACAAGGGTTTAACACTCTCTTGCCAGTCAAAGCAGTGCCACACCAGCGGGGAGGTCATCAATTTCATGACTGTTGATGCAGACCGGGTCGGAGAGTTttgtttttacatgcatgatcttTGGACAGCTGCTATGCAAGTTGTTTTGGCTTTATTGATCTTGTTTAAATACCTTGGTCTGGCTTCCGTCGCTGCTTTTGTTGCAACTGTTCTTGTTATGTTGGTAAATATCCCATTGGGCAAAGTACTAGAGAAACTTCAGGAGAAGTTGATGGAATCGAAAGATAAAAGGATGAATGCAACATCTGAAATTTTGAGGAACATGAGAATTCTCAAACTTCAGGGGTGGGAAATGAAGTTTCTGTCCAAGATTATCGGGCTTAGGAATGTCGAGGAAGGATCATTAAAAAGATTCATTTATACGAATGCCATTAgtagtttctttttctctattgCACCCTCGGTTGTGTCTGTATCCACATTTGGTGCTTGTATCCTTCTAGGAGTCCCACTTGAGTCAGGCAAGATCCTATCTGCACTTGCAACATTCAGGATTCTTCAAGGGTCCATCCACGCTCTCCCTGAAACAATTTCGATGATCGCTCAGACAAAGGTGTCTCTTGCTAGAATTGCTTCCTTTCTTCAGCTTGATGACTCGCAGCCTGATGTTATAGAGAAGCTTCCAAGAGGAAGCTCGGATACAGCAGTTGAGGTTGTTGATGGGAATTTTTCTTGGTACTTCTCGTCTACTGCGACACtaacaaatataaatttgaaagtttaTCATGGTATGAAGGTTGCTGTTTGTGGCACAGTTGGCTCCGGCAAGTCGAGTTTACTTTCCTGCATTTTGGGGGAACTACCCAAGATATCTGGCTCTCTTAAGTTGTGTGGTACAAAGGCCTATGTTGCTCAATCACCTTGGATTCAAAGTGGCAAGATTGAGGAGAATATATTGTTCGGAAAGGAGATGGATCGAGAGAGGTATGACAGAATACTTGAAGCTTGTGCCCTCAAAAAGGATCTTGAAATCCTGCCATTTGGTGATCAGACCGTTATTGGTGAGAGGGGAATCAATTTGAGCGGTGGACAGAAGCAAAGAGTACAGATTGCGCGTGCTCTGTACCAAGATGCCGATATCTATCTCCTTGATGATCCTTTCAGTGCTGTGGATGCTCACACAGGATCTCATTTATTCAAG GAAGTTTTGCTATGCAGTTTGATTTCGAAAACAGTGATATATGTCACTCATCAAGTTGAGTTTTTACCAGCTGCTGATCTTATCTTG GTTATGGAAGATGGAAGGATTACACAAGCTGGAAAGTATTATGACATTCTCAAATCAGGGACCGATTTTATGTTCCTTGTGGGTGCACATAAGAAAGCTTTGTCAGCCATTGGTGCTGTTGAGACCGGAACTGATTCAGAACAAAGTAGGAGTGAAGGTCTTAAAGGGGATGGTGGTTTGGAAAGTGCTCAGGGTAATGAGAGTGATAATATAGAAGATGTTGGACCAAAAGGACAACTTGTTCAAGAAGAGGAACGAGAGAAAGGAAAAGTCGGGTTTTCCATCTATTGGAAATATATCACAACAGCATATGGAGGCTTTCTGGTCCCTCTGGTGTTGCTGGCGCAGATTCTCTTTCAGACTTTCCAAATTGGTAGCAATTACTGGATGGCTTGGGCCTCTCCCACGTCTGCCGATGTCGAACCTCCAGTTGGGAGCTTTACACTAATAATTGTATATTTAGTTTTGGCCATTTCAAGTGCCTTTTCGGTCCTTGCCAGAGCCATGCTTCTTAGTACAGTCGGATACAAAACAGCGACTCTTCTCTTCAAAAAGATGCATTCCTGCATATTCCGTGCTCCTATGGCTTTCTTTGATTCCACACCTAGTGGAAGAATTCTAAACAGA GCTTCTACAGATCAAAATGCTGTGGATTTGAGAATTCCATACCAAGTAGGGGGATTTGCCTTTTCGGTTATCAATCTACTTGGAATCATTGTTGCCATGTCTCAGGGTGCTTGGCagatatttatcatttttatcccTGTCATTGTTACCTGCATTTGGTACCAG GTGCTTTGA
- the LOC105784041 gene encoding ABC transporter C family member 3 isoform X2 produces MKLFASESFLLMSSASSFDFLLKPIFLHGFSASLHLVLLLFLSLLWAVNRVKGTGRESSMKTLKQRKVLWYNQTLACCVVVSAFNVVLFLLSCFCWYRNDCSVVKLVILSDFVVKLLAWCAMCVFLHCQFSNSGGQMEFPFLLRVWWGFYFSISCYCLVIDIVLFTKQVPFPSQYLVSDVVSVVTGLFLCIVGFLARNEGAKALLQEPLLDGDSNVSNGINLSRKRGSDTITPYSNAGIFSILTFSWMGPLIAAGNKKTLDLEDVPQLDSHDSAVGAFPNFKNRLESTDSEGNGVTLLKLVKALFLLAWKDILTTALFAFLSTVASYVGPYLIDTFVLYLNGQRLFNYEGHLLVTAFFVAKLVECISQRHWFFKLQQVGLRLRAVMVAMIYNKGLTLSCQSKQCHTSGEVINFMTVDADRVGEFCFYMHDLWTAAMQVVLALLILFKYLGLASVAAFVATVLVMLVNIPLGKVLEKLQEKLMESKDKRMNATSEILRNMRILKLQGWEMKFLSKIIGLRNVEEGSLKRFIYTNAISSFFFSIAPSVVSVSTFGACILLGVPLESGKILSALATFRILQGSIHALPETISMIAQTKVSLARIASFLQLDDSQPDVIEKLPRGSSDTAVEVVDGNFSWYFSSTATLTNINLKVYHGMKVAVCGTVGSGKSSLLSCILGELPKISGSLKLCGTKAYVAQSPWIQSGKIEENILFGKEMDRERYDRILEACALKKDLEILPFGDQTVIGERGINLSGGQKQRVQIARALYQDADIYLLDDPFSAVDAHTGSHLFKEVLLCSLISKTVIYVTHQVEFLPAADLILVMEDGRITQAGKYYDILKSGTDFMFLVGAHKKALSAIGAVETGTDSEQSRSEGLKGDGGLESAQGNESDNIEDVGPKGQLVQEEEREKGKVGFSIYWKYITTAYGGFLVPLVLLAQILFQTFQIGSNYWMAWASPTSADVEPPVGSFTLIIVYLVLAISSAFSVLARAMLLSTVGYKTATLLFKKMHSCIFRAPMAFFDSTPSGRILNRASTDQNAVDLRIPYQVGGFAFSVINLLGIIVAMSQGAWQIFIIFIPVIVTCIWYQVLQLSGALIKNQDSKRQT; encoded by the exons ATGAAGCTTTTTGCTTCAGAATCATTTTTGCTGATGAGCTCAGCTTCTAGTTTTGATTTTCTCCTGAAACCCATTTTCCTTCATGGCTTTTCTGCTTCATTACACCTAGTTTTACTGCTTTTCTTGTCACTCTTATGGGCCGTGAACAGAGTTAAAGGAACTGGCAGGGAAAGTTCGATGAAGACGTTGAAACAAAGGAAGGTTCTGTGGTACAACCAAACTTTAGCTTGTTGTGTTGTTGTTTCAGCATTTAATGTTGTCTTGTTTTTGCTAAGTTGTTTTTGTTGGTATAGAAACGATTGTTCTGTGGTAAAGTTAGTGATACTTTCTGATTTTGTGGTAAAATTACTTGCTTGGTGTGCAATGTGTGTTTTTTTGCATTGTCAATTCTCCAACTCTGGTGGACAAATGGAGTTCCCATTTTTGTTGAGAGTTTGgtggggtttttatttttcaatttcatgttaTTGTCTTGTTATAGACATTGTTCTTTTCACAAAACAAGTTCCTTTCCCAAGCCAGTATTTAGTATCCGATGTTGTTTCTGTTGTTACTGGTTTGTTCCTTTGTATTGTGGGGTTTTTGGCTAGAAATGAGGGTGCAAAGGCCCTCCTTCAGGAGCCCCTATTGGACGGTGATTCTAATGTTAGTAATGGTATAAACTTGAGTAGGAAAAGAGGCAGTGATACCATAACCCCATACTCGAATGCTGGTATTTTCAGCATTCTTACATTTTCTTGGATGGGGCCTCTTATTGCTGCTGGCAATAAGAAAACTTTAGACCTTGAGGATGTTCCTCAGCTAGATAGCCATGATAGTGCAGTTGGggcttttccaaattttaaaaacaggCTTGAATCAACTGACAGTGAGGGGAATGGAGTTACCCTGCTTAAGCTGGTGAAGGCATTGTTCTTGTTAGCTTGGAAAGATATTCTCACAACAGCTTTGTTTGCATTTCTGTCCACTGTGGCCTCGTATGTTGGCCCATATCTCATTGATACTTTTGTTCTGTACCTGAATGGGCAAAGATTGTTTAATTATGAGGGGCATCTTTTGGTTACGGCTTTCTTTGTTGCAAAGCTAGTCGAGTGCATATCACAGAGGCACTGGTTTTTTAAGTTGCAACAGGTCGGGCTTAGGCTGAGAGCTGTTATGGTAGCAATGATTTATAACAAGGGTTTAACACTCTCTTGCCAGTCAAAGCAGTGCCACACCAGCGGGGAGGTCATCAATTTCATGACTGTTGATGCAGACCGGGTCGGAGAGTTttgtttttacatgcatgatcttTGGACAGCTGCTATGCAAGTTGTTTTGGCTTTATTGATCTTGTTTAAATACCTTGGTCTGGCTTCCGTCGCTGCTTTTGTTGCAACTGTTCTTGTTATGTTGGTAAATATCCCATTGGGCAAAGTACTAGAGAAACTTCAGGAGAAGTTGATGGAATCGAAAGATAAAAGGATGAATGCAACATCTGAAATTTTGAGGAACATGAGAATTCTCAAACTTCAGGGGTGGGAAATGAAGTTTCTGTCCAAGATTATCGGGCTTAGGAATGTCGAGGAAGGATCATTAAAAAGATTCATTTATACGAATGCCATTAgtagtttctttttctctattgCACCCTCGGTTGTGTCTGTATCCACATTTGGTGCTTGTATCCTTCTAGGAGTCCCACTTGAGTCAGGCAAGATCCTATCTGCACTTGCAACATTCAGGATTCTTCAAGGGTCCATCCACGCTCTCCCTGAAACAATTTCGATGATCGCTCAGACAAAGGTGTCTCTTGCTAGAATTGCTTCCTTTCTTCAGCTTGATGACTCGCAGCCTGATGTTATAGAGAAGCTTCCAAGAGGAAGCTCGGATACAGCAGTTGAGGTTGTTGATGGGAATTTTTCTTGGTACTTCTCGTCTACTGCGACACtaacaaatataaatttgaaagtttaTCATGGTATGAAGGTTGCTGTTTGTGGCACAGTTGGCTCCGGCAAGTCGAGTTTACTTTCCTGCATTTTGGGGGAACTACCCAAGATATCTGGCTCTCTTAAGTTGTGTGGTACAAAGGCCTATGTTGCTCAATCACCTTGGATTCAAAGTGGCAAGATTGAGGAGAATATATTGTTCGGAAAGGAGATGGATCGAGAGAGGTATGACAGAATACTTGAAGCTTGTGCCCTCAAAAAGGATCTTGAAATCCTGCCATTTGGTGATCAGACCGTTATTGGTGAGAGGGGAATCAATTTGAGCGGTGGACAGAAGCAAAGAGTACAGATTGCGCGTGCTCTGTACCAAGATGCCGATATCTATCTCCTTGATGATCCTTTCAGTGCTGTGGATGCTCACACAGGATCTCATTTATTCAAG GAAGTTTTGCTATGCAGTTTGATTTCGAAAACAGTGATATATGTCACTCATCAAGTTGAGTTTTTACCAGCTGCTGATCTTATCTTG GTTATGGAAGATGGAAGGATTACACAAGCTGGAAAGTATTATGACATTCTCAAATCAGGGACCGATTTTATGTTCCTTGTGGGTGCACATAAGAAAGCTTTGTCAGCCATTGGTGCTGTTGAGACCGGAACTGATTCAGAACAAAGTAGGAGTGAAGGTCTTAAAGGGGATGGTGGTTTGGAAAGTGCTCAGGGTAATGAGAGTGATAATATAGAAGATGTTGGACCAAAAGGACAACTTGTTCAAGAAGAGGAACGAGAGAAAGGAAAAGTCGGGTTTTCCATCTATTGGAAATATATCACAACAGCATATGGAGGCTTTCTGGTCCCTCTGGTGTTGCTGGCGCAGATTCTCTTTCAGACTTTCCAAATTGGTAGCAATTACTGGATGGCTTGGGCCTCTCCCACGTCTGCCGATGTCGAACCTCCAGTTGGGAGCTTTACACTAATAATTGTATATTTAGTTTTGGCCATTTCAAGTGCCTTTTCGGTCCTTGCCAGAGCCATGCTTCTTAGTACAGTCGGATACAAAACAGCGACTCTTCTCTTCAAAAAGATGCATTCCTGCATATTCCGTGCTCCTATGGCTTTCTTTGATTCCACACCTAGTGGAAGAATTCTAAACAGA GCTTCTACAGATCAAAATGCTGTGGATTTGAGAATTCCATACCAAGTAGGGGGATTTGCCTTTTCGGTTATCAATCTACTTGGAATCATTGTTGCCATGTCTCAGGGTGCTTGGCagatatttatcatttttatcccTGTCATTGTTACCTGCATTTGGTACCAG GTGTTACAACTATCAGGTGCTTTGATCAAGAATCAAGATTCCAAGAGACAAACTTGA
- the LOC105784041 gene encoding ABC transporter C family member 3 isoform X1 yields MKLFASESFLLMSSASSFDFLLKPIFLHGFSASLHLVLLLFLSLLWAVNRVKGTGRESSMKTLKQRKVLWYNQTLACCVVVSAFNVVLFLLSCFCWYRNDCSVVKLVILSDFVVKLLAWCAMCVFLHCQFSNSGGQMEFPFLLRVWWGFYFSISCYCLVIDIVLFTKQVPFPSQYLVSDVVSVVTGLFLCIVGFLARNEGAKALLQEPLLDGDSNVSNGINLSRKRGSDTITPYSNAGIFSILTFSWMGPLIAAGNKKTLDLEDVPQLDSHDSAVGAFPNFKNRLESTDSEGNGVTLLKLVKALFLLAWKDILTTALFAFLSTVASYVGPYLIDTFVLYLNGQRLFNYEGHLLVTAFFVAKLVECISQRHWFFKLQQVGLRLRAVMVAMIYNKGLTLSCQSKQCHTSGEVINFMTVDADRVGEFCFYMHDLWTAAMQVVLALLILFKYLGLASVAAFVATVLVMLVNIPLGKVLEKLQEKLMESKDKRMNATSEILRNMRILKLQGWEMKFLSKIIGLRNVEEGSLKRFIYTNAISSFFFSIAPSVVSVSTFGACILLGVPLESGKILSALATFRILQGSIHALPETISMIAQTKVSLARIASFLQLDDSQPDVIEKLPRGSSDTAVEVVDGNFSWYFSSTATLTNINLKVYHGMKVAVCGTVGSGKSSLLSCILGELPKISGSLKLCGTKAYVAQSPWIQSGKIEENILFGKEMDRERYDRILEACALKKDLEILPFGDQTVIGERGINLSGGQKQRVQIARALYQDADIYLLDDPFSAVDAHTGSHLFKEVLLCSLISKTVIYVTHQVEFLPAADLILVMEDGRITQAGKYYDILKSGTDFMFLVGAHKKALSAIGAVETGTDSEQSRSEGLKGDGGLESAQGNESDNIEDVGPKGQLVQEEEREKGKVGFSIYWKYITTAYGGFLVPLVLLAQILFQTFQIGSNYWMAWASPTSADVEPPVGSFTLIIVYLVLAISSAFSVLARAMLLSTVGYKTATLLFKKMHSCIFRAPMAFFDSTPSGRILNRASTDQNAVDLRIPYQVGGFAFSVINLLGIIVAMSQGAWQIFIIFIPVIVTCIWYQQYYISSARELARLVGVSKAPVIQHFAETLLGVTTIRCFDQESRFQETNLTLNDSYSRPKFHVSCAKEWLCFRLDMLSSITFAFGLFILISVPKGVINPAIAGLAVTYGLNLNLLQTWLVWNICNMENQIVSVERMLQYSSIPCESALVIETNCPERSWPFHGEVNILNLQVRYAPHLPLILRGLTCTFPGGLKTGIVGKTGSGKSTLIQALFRIIEPAAGQIIIDGVNISSIGLHDLRSKLSIIPQDPTMFGGTVRSNLDPLEEYTDEQIWEALDMCQLGDEVRKKEGRLNSTVSENGENWSMGQRQLVCLGRLLLKKSKIVVLDEATASVDTVTDDLIQTTLREHFSSATVITIAHRITSVLDSDMILLLSQGVVEEFDSPARLLENKSSSFAQLVAEYSTRSDSSLQKLE; encoded by the exons ATGAAGCTTTTTGCTTCAGAATCATTTTTGCTGATGAGCTCAGCTTCTAGTTTTGATTTTCTCCTGAAACCCATTTTCCTTCATGGCTTTTCTGCTTCATTACACCTAGTTTTACTGCTTTTCTTGTCACTCTTATGGGCCGTGAACAGAGTTAAAGGAACTGGCAGGGAAAGTTCGATGAAGACGTTGAAACAAAGGAAGGTTCTGTGGTACAACCAAACTTTAGCTTGTTGTGTTGTTGTTTCAGCATTTAATGTTGTCTTGTTTTTGCTAAGTTGTTTTTGTTGGTATAGAAACGATTGTTCTGTGGTAAAGTTAGTGATACTTTCTGATTTTGTGGTAAAATTACTTGCTTGGTGTGCAATGTGTGTTTTTTTGCATTGTCAATTCTCCAACTCTGGTGGACAAATGGAGTTCCCATTTTTGTTGAGAGTTTGgtggggtttttatttttcaatttcatgttaTTGTCTTGTTATAGACATTGTTCTTTTCACAAAACAAGTTCCTTTCCCAAGCCAGTATTTAGTATCCGATGTTGTTTCTGTTGTTACTGGTTTGTTCCTTTGTATTGTGGGGTTTTTGGCTAGAAATGAGGGTGCAAAGGCCCTCCTTCAGGAGCCCCTATTGGACGGTGATTCTAATGTTAGTAATGGTATAAACTTGAGTAGGAAAAGAGGCAGTGATACCATAACCCCATACTCGAATGCTGGTATTTTCAGCATTCTTACATTTTCTTGGATGGGGCCTCTTATTGCTGCTGGCAATAAGAAAACTTTAGACCTTGAGGATGTTCCTCAGCTAGATAGCCATGATAGTGCAGTTGGggcttttccaaattttaaaaacaggCTTGAATCAACTGACAGTGAGGGGAATGGAGTTACCCTGCTTAAGCTGGTGAAGGCATTGTTCTTGTTAGCTTGGAAAGATATTCTCACAACAGCTTTGTTTGCATTTCTGTCCACTGTGGCCTCGTATGTTGGCCCATATCTCATTGATACTTTTGTTCTGTACCTGAATGGGCAAAGATTGTTTAATTATGAGGGGCATCTTTTGGTTACGGCTTTCTTTGTTGCAAAGCTAGTCGAGTGCATATCACAGAGGCACTGGTTTTTTAAGTTGCAACAGGTCGGGCTTAGGCTGAGAGCTGTTATGGTAGCAATGATTTATAACAAGGGTTTAACACTCTCTTGCCAGTCAAAGCAGTGCCACACCAGCGGGGAGGTCATCAATTTCATGACTGTTGATGCAGACCGGGTCGGAGAGTTttgtttttacatgcatgatcttTGGACAGCTGCTATGCAAGTTGTTTTGGCTTTATTGATCTTGTTTAAATACCTTGGTCTGGCTTCCGTCGCTGCTTTTGTTGCAACTGTTCTTGTTATGTTGGTAAATATCCCATTGGGCAAAGTACTAGAGAAACTTCAGGAGAAGTTGATGGAATCGAAAGATAAAAGGATGAATGCAACATCTGAAATTTTGAGGAACATGAGAATTCTCAAACTTCAGGGGTGGGAAATGAAGTTTCTGTCCAAGATTATCGGGCTTAGGAATGTCGAGGAAGGATCATTAAAAAGATTCATTTATACGAATGCCATTAgtagtttctttttctctattgCACCCTCGGTTGTGTCTGTATCCACATTTGGTGCTTGTATCCTTCTAGGAGTCCCACTTGAGTCAGGCAAGATCCTATCTGCACTTGCAACATTCAGGATTCTTCAAGGGTCCATCCACGCTCTCCCTGAAACAATTTCGATGATCGCTCAGACAAAGGTGTCTCTTGCTAGAATTGCTTCCTTTCTTCAGCTTGATGACTCGCAGCCTGATGTTATAGAGAAGCTTCCAAGAGGAAGCTCGGATACAGCAGTTGAGGTTGTTGATGGGAATTTTTCTTGGTACTTCTCGTCTACTGCGACACtaacaaatataaatttgaaagtttaTCATGGTATGAAGGTTGCTGTTTGTGGCACAGTTGGCTCCGGCAAGTCGAGTTTACTTTCCTGCATTTTGGGGGAACTACCCAAGATATCTGGCTCTCTTAAGTTGTGTGGTACAAAGGCCTATGTTGCTCAATCACCTTGGATTCAAAGTGGCAAGATTGAGGAGAATATATTGTTCGGAAAGGAGATGGATCGAGAGAGGTATGACAGAATACTTGAAGCTTGTGCCCTCAAAAAGGATCTTGAAATCCTGCCATTTGGTGATCAGACCGTTATTGGTGAGAGGGGAATCAATTTGAGCGGTGGACAGAAGCAAAGAGTACAGATTGCGCGTGCTCTGTACCAAGATGCCGATATCTATCTCCTTGATGATCCTTTCAGTGCTGTGGATGCTCACACAGGATCTCATTTATTCAAG GAAGTTTTGCTATGCAGTTTGATTTCGAAAACAGTGATATATGTCACTCATCAAGTTGAGTTTTTACCAGCTGCTGATCTTATCTTG GTTATGGAAGATGGAAGGATTACACAAGCTGGAAAGTATTATGACATTCTCAAATCAGGGACCGATTTTATGTTCCTTGTGGGTGCACATAAGAAAGCTTTGTCAGCCATTGGTGCTGTTGAGACCGGAACTGATTCAGAACAAAGTAGGAGTGAAGGTCTTAAAGGGGATGGTGGTTTGGAAAGTGCTCAGGGTAATGAGAGTGATAATATAGAAGATGTTGGACCAAAAGGACAACTTGTTCAAGAAGAGGAACGAGAGAAAGGAAAAGTCGGGTTTTCCATCTATTGGAAATATATCACAACAGCATATGGAGGCTTTCTGGTCCCTCTGGTGTTGCTGGCGCAGATTCTCTTTCAGACTTTCCAAATTGGTAGCAATTACTGGATGGCTTGGGCCTCTCCCACGTCTGCCGATGTCGAACCTCCAGTTGGGAGCTTTACACTAATAATTGTATATTTAGTTTTGGCCATTTCAAGTGCCTTTTCGGTCCTTGCCAGAGCCATGCTTCTTAGTACAGTCGGATACAAAACAGCGACTCTTCTCTTCAAAAAGATGCATTCCTGCATATTCCGTGCTCCTATGGCTTTCTTTGATTCCACACCTAGTGGAAGAATTCTAAACAGA GCTTCTACAGATCAAAATGCTGTGGATTTGAGAATTCCATACCAAGTAGGGGGATTTGCCTTTTCGGTTATCAATCTACTTGGAATCATTGTTGCCATGTCTCAGGGTGCTTGGCagatatttatcatttttatcccTGTCATTGTTACCTGCATTTGGTACCAG CAATATTACATATCTTCTGCACGAGAACTTGCACGTTTGGTTGGTGTATCCAAAGCTCCAGTAATACAGCATTTTGCTGAAACACTTTTAGGTGTTACAACTATCAGGTGCTTTGATCAAGAATCAAGATTCCAAGAGACAAACTTGACATTGAATGACTCCTATTCTCGTccaaaatttcatgtttcttgTGCAAAGGAATGGCTGTGCTTCCGCCTGGACATGTTGTCTTCTATTACTTTTGCTTTTGGTCTGTTCATTTTGATCTCCGTACCAAAGGGAGTTATTAATCCGG ccATTGCGGGGTTAGCTGTTACATACGGACTCAATCTCAATTTATTGCAAACTTGGCTTGTATGGAATATTTGCAATATGGAGAATCAAATTGTATCGGTTGAGAGAATGCTTCAGTACAGTAGCATTCCTTGTGAGTCTGCGCTTGTGATAGAAACTAATTGCCCAGAACGTTCTTGGCCATTCCATGGAGAAGTTAATATTCTTAATCTGCAG GTACGGTATGCCCCACACTTGCCTCTCATCTTGCGAGGTCTGACATGCACATTTCCAGGAGGGTTGAAAACTGGCATTGTAGGAAAAACAGGCAGTGGTAAATCAACTCTTATACAAGCACTTTTCCGGATAATCGAACCTGCAGCAGGCCAGATTATAATTGACGGTGTCAACATCTCATCGATCGGACTGCATGATTTGCGGTCAAAACTCAGCATCATTCCTCAGGATCCTACCATGTTCGGAGGGACTGTACGTAGCAACTTGGATCCACTTGAAGAGTATACAGATGAACAGATTTGGGAG GCATTGGATATGTGCCAACTCGGGGATGAAGTTAGAAAGAAGGAAGGGCGGC